In the Natronobacterium texcoconense genome, one interval contains:
- a CDS encoding outer membrane protein assembly factor BamB family protein translates to MPSRRAVLATLAAGGLGTIAGCLGDEDPVTGRWPRAGYDDTNTGFVPESDGPGSSLTTSWRADVPRGNAYVHSTPVLVDERLYVCHPAVEDDGSQHVVVRVLDAATGETLERFTVTEYDESTSEFLYRDSLVAADGSLSVLAFDGLHSFTLEGDRRWHCPIDGVPNGSNLVSGQPVVAGDTVFVSTASITRGTETSEGVYAVDDETGDVRWRYDVPDSLEYGWTYSPAVTDDTVYVSLLGERVVALEAATGELEWETDVPATGPPTVADGRVFVPGETDDDRLSFVAALDAATGDERWRRTGDGDRSGRQLAVADGTVYAREGLEAFVARDAETGEQRWRQSESGYPTGTRPVVTDDLLYVGTGGGRDRQNGVAVLDPDTGEELEFASIQSNVTERAPFAVADDRLFVSALGEVVALEPCTREIAGRCLY, encoded by the coding sequence ATGCCCTCCAGACGAGCCGTCCTCGCTACGCTGGCTGCCGGCGGTCTCGGAACGATAGCCGGCTGTCTCGGTGACGAAGATCCAGTTACGGGACGTTGGCCACGTGCGGGATACGACGATACCAACACTGGCTTCGTACCCGAGAGCGACGGGCCTGGCTCCTCGCTCACGACGTCGTGGCGAGCCGACGTTCCTCGAGGAAACGCGTACGTGCATTCCACACCCGTACTGGTCGACGAACGGCTGTACGTCTGCCATCCAGCAGTCGAAGACGACGGCTCACAGCACGTCGTCGTCCGCGTCCTCGACGCTGCTACCGGTGAGACGCTCGAGAGGTTCACCGTGACGGAGTACGACGAGTCGACATCCGAATTTCTCTACCGCGACTCGCTGGTCGCCGCCGACGGCTCGCTGTCCGTCCTCGCATTCGACGGCCTCCACAGTTTCACGCTCGAGGGCGACCGCCGCTGGCACTGTCCGATAGACGGCGTTCCGAACGGCAGTAATCTCGTCTCGGGACAGCCAGTCGTCGCCGGTGACACCGTCTTCGTCTCGACGGCATCGATCACTCGAGGCACGGAGACGTCGGAGGGAGTGTACGCTGTCGACGACGAGACTGGCGACGTCCGCTGGCGGTACGACGTCCCAGATTCGCTGGAGTACGGCTGGACGTACTCACCTGCAGTCACGGACGACACCGTCTACGTCTCGTTGCTGGGCGAACGCGTCGTCGCACTCGAGGCTGCCACGGGCGAACTCGAGTGGGAGACCGACGTTCCGGCGACGGGCCCGCCGACCGTCGCCGATGGCCGTGTGTTCGTCCCCGGAGAGACCGACGACGACCGACTCTCGTTCGTCGCTGCGCTGGACGCGGCGACTGGCGACGAACGCTGGCGGCGGACGGGCGACGGGGACCGATCCGGGCGACAACTCGCCGTCGCCGACGGGACCGTCTACGCCCGCGAGGGACTCGAGGCCTTCGTCGCTCGCGACGCCGAAACCGGCGAGCAGCGGTGGCGACAGTCCGAATCCGGCTATCCAACCGGGACACGACCCGTAGTCACCGACGACCTGCTGTACGTCGGTACCGGCGGCGGACGGGACAGGCAAAACGGCGTGGCCGTTCTCGATCCCGACACGGGCGAGGAACTCGAGTTTGCGTCGATCCAGTCGAACGTGACCGAACGAGCACCGTTCGCGGTGGCCGACGACCGGCTCTTCGTCTCTGCACTGGGCGAAGTCGTAGCACTCGAGCCGTGTACACGCGAGATTGCAGGGCGCTGTCTCTACTGA
- a CDS encoding MFS transporter — protein sequence MSTEQTGGMTENDRSITGFVMISHAVVHTYELSIPILMVIWIGEFGLTTAVLGTAVAVGYGLFGIGALPAGVLVDRFGSRELVLACLAGMGGSFLLLSAAQGIVTITLALCIWGIAASIYHPAGLSLISTGVEQRGTGFAYHGMAGNFGIAFGPLLTAVLLLFFDWRLVTALLVLPAVIAIAYAVTASFDETAAVETDGGLEDEENDSPSSLSAFITDSRALFTLGFTLAMVVVMMNGLFYRGTLTFLPDVLSDFLPDVAAQLQLFDPDSPMAEEFDPASYLYAGLLMVGMGGQYVGGKLTDRIPTETGLAVIFGSLAVVAVLFVPAAQAGTTTLLLVSAVLGFLLFSLQPMYQATIAEYSPPGDRGLSYGYTYLVVFGIGATGAAIAGYLLEVTSIRGTFTILAAFPLLGASFAILLYRYGERR from the coding sequence ATGAGTACGGAGCAGACGGGTGGGATGACCGAAAACGACAGGTCCATCACGGGATTCGTGATGATCTCGCACGCGGTCGTTCACACCTACGAGCTCTCGATTCCGATCCTGATGGTCATCTGGATCGGCGAGTTCGGCCTGACGACGGCGGTCCTCGGGACTGCCGTCGCGGTCGGCTACGGGCTGTTCGGTATCGGCGCGCTCCCGGCCGGCGTTCTCGTCGATCGGTTCGGTTCGCGGGAACTCGTCCTCGCCTGTCTCGCCGGAATGGGTGGCTCGTTCCTCCTGTTGAGCGCAGCCCAGGGAATCGTGACGATCACGCTCGCGCTCTGTATCTGGGGGATCGCGGCGAGTATCTACCACCCCGCCGGACTCTCGCTGATCTCGACCGGCGTCGAACAGCGAGGAACCGGCTTCGCCTACCACGGGATGGCCGGCAACTTCGGGATCGCGTTCGGCCCGCTGCTGACGGCGGTGTTGCTGTTGTTCTTCGACTGGCGACTCGTCACTGCCCTGCTCGTCCTCCCGGCCGTGATCGCGATCGCCTACGCCGTCACCGCAAGTTTCGACGAGACTGCCGCCGTCGAAACCGACGGCGGACTCGAGGACGAAGAAAACGACAGTCCGAGCTCGCTGTCCGCGTTCATCACCGACAGCCGTGCGCTGTTTACGCTCGGGTTCACGCTCGCGATGGTCGTTGTGATGATGAACGGCCTGTTCTACCGCGGAACGTTGACCTTCCTGCCCGACGTCCTGAGCGACTTCCTGCCGGACGTGGCCGCACAACTGCAGCTATTCGATCCGGACAGTCCGATGGCAGAAGAGTTCGATCCTGCGTCGTACCTCTATGCCGGCCTGCTGATGGTCGGTATGGGCGGCCAGTACGTCGGTGGGAAACTGACTGACCGGATCCCGACCGAGACCGGTCTCGCGGTCATCTTCGGATCACTCGCCGTCGTCGCCGTTCTATTCGTTCCCGCAGCCCAGGCCGGGACGACGACGCTTCTGCTCGTCAGCGCGGTACTCGGCTTCCTGCTTTTCTCCCTGCAGCCGATGTACCAGGCGACGATCGCCGAGTACAGTCCCCCCGGCGACCGGGGCCTCTCCTACGGCTACACCTACCTCGTCGTCTTCGGCATCGGCGCGACCGGCGCGGCCATCGCCGGCTACCTGCTCGAGGTGACCTCGATCAGGGGGACGTTCACGATCCTCGCGGCGTTCCCGCTCCTGGGAGCGTCGTTCGCAATCCTGCTGTACCGGTACGGCGAACGACGCTGA
- a CDS encoding EamA family transporter — MTSISIVLAVGALLLFGGWAVAAGVATRSLTPVNAVLLSYVASLGIVGSYVLATRRPIVGSRVDVVFALLSGAFLAVGTISFYAGLTHGNMAIVSAIAALYFVIPAIVGVLYFDAALTPTNVVGLLLAVIAVVLVAS, encoded by the coding sequence GTGACCAGCATCTCGATCGTACTCGCAGTCGGTGCGTTGCTCCTGTTTGGCGGCTGGGCAGTAGCGGCAGGCGTCGCGACGCGGTCGCTCACGCCGGTCAACGCGGTGTTGCTCTCGTACGTGGCGAGTCTCGGGATCGTCGGCAGCTACGTACTCGCGACGCGACGGCCCATCGTCGGCAGTCGAGTCGACGTCGTGTTCGCGTTGCTGTCGGGTGCCTTTCTCGCGGTCGGAACGATCAGTTTCTACGCCGGACTTACGCACGGCAACATGGCGATCGTGTCGGCGATCGCGGCGCTTTATTTCGTTATCCCCGCGATCGTCGGCGTTCTCTACTTCGACGCCGCGCTCACGCCGACGAACGTCGTCGGACTGTTGCTCGCCGTGATCGCGGTCGTCCTCGTCGCGTCCTGA
- a CDS encoding MFS transporter, translating to MRWRYRNTVLLLCTLAFFVVMFGRLAISPVVPEITGEFDVSNAVIGAALTGMWLAYGLTQYPSGVIGDRFGERKTILVAVGGTAAASLFIALAPAFPAFVVATLVLGAVAGLHYSVATTLLSRIHDNVGTAIGIHNSGATVAGLVAPIVVAWVGVTYGWRPAIALTVAVGVPSFVLIYLFVRPTEPQRPDESMRDRIELESVLELLSRPVIAFSLFIAIVGEFVWQGVASFLPVFLMAHHEYSPTLAATGFSAYFVAQGIAQVGVGVVSDRFGQDRATAGCLLAGAVGIGLLITGQGLVAVAVGLALLGIAMSFEAALLPRFLTVLGDAERGAGFGLVRTVYLVTASSGSVVVGLVADVFGWGVSFALLGGLLVLAFLALVVNWAFDLEL from the coding sequence ATGCGCTGGCGCTACCGAAATACCGTCCTCCTGCTGTGTACGCTCGCGTTCTTCGTGGTGATGTTCGGACGACTCGCGATCAGTCCGGTCGTCCCCGAGATCACCGGAGAGTTCGACGTCTCGAACGCCGTCATCGGGGCCGCGCTGACGGGGATGTGGCTCGCCTACGGACTGACGCAGTACCCGAGCGGCGTGATCGGTGACCGGTTCGGCGAGCGAAAGACCATCCTGGTCGCGGTCGGCGGAACCGCGGCCGCGAGCCTCTTTATCGCGCTCGCACCGGCGTTCCCGGCCTTCGTCGTCGCGACGCTCGTTCTCGGAGCCGTCGCGGGCCTGCACTACAGCGTCGCGACGACGCTTCTCTCACGGATCCACGACAACGTCGGCACCGCGATCGGAATACACAATTCGGGCGCGACGGTCGCTGGCCTGGTCGCCCCCATCGTCGTCGCGTGGGTGGGTGTCACCTACGGCTGGCGGCCGGCGATCGCGCTCACCGTCGCCGTCGGCGTCCCCTCGTTCGTCCTCATCTATCTCTTCGTCCGGCCGACGGAACCCCAGCGACCCGACGAATCGATGCGCGACCGAATCGAACTCGAGTCGGTCCTCGAGTTGCTCTCCCGTCCCGTGATCGCATTTAGCCTGTTCATCGCGATCGTCGGTGAGTTCGTCTGGCAGGGTGTAGCGTCGTTCCTGCCGGTCTTCTTGATGGCACATCACGAGTACTCGCCGACGCTCGCGGCGACCGGCTTTTCCGCCTACTTCGTCGCTCAGGGGATCGCTCAGGTCGGCGTCGGCGTCGTCTCGGACCGGTTCGGCCAGGATCGGGCGACTGCCGGCTGTCTGCTCGCCGGCGCAGTCGGGATCGGCCTGCTGATCACCGGTCAGGGACTCGTCGCCGTGGCGGTCGGCCTGGCCCTGCTCGGGATCGCGATGAGCTTCGAGGCCGCGCTGTTGCCGCGGTTCCTGACCGTTCTCGGCGACGCCGAACGCGGGGCCGGCTTCGGCCTCGTCAGAACCGTCTACCTCGTCACGGCGTCGTCCGGATCGGTTGTGGTCGGCCTCGTCGCGGACGTCTTCGGCTGGGGCGTCTCCTTCGCCCTCCTCGGCGGCTTGCTCGTGCTCGCGTTCCTGGCGCTCGTCGTGAACTGGGCGTTCGATCTCGAGTTGTAA
- a CDS encoding NAD(P)/FAD-dependent oxidoreductase — protein MQSTSRAIVVGGGLAGLVATRHLAGAGLEVTLLERAETVGGRVRTVERNGFRFDRGFQVLFTDYPAVKRELDLDDLDLRRFSPGATIARPNHRSTLSDPLREPSALGATLFNPDVSLSDKLRVARLQWTLRRTDLEEIFRGSDESIDSYLRDRGFSDRFLENFVEPFYGGITLDRSLSTSKRVFEYTFRTLATGSIAVPAEGMGAIPAQLADRVRDEGATIQTGDEVESVSTVDDSSVTVRASNGEHEADAVVVATDPPTARDLTGVDAIPTDGRGCVTQYYTLPERVELETGKRLLLNAGDDGPNQIVPHSEVAPEYAPDDRILLSGTYLGEPDADDEELADRSRSALESWYPQRSLDGFEHVHTERVPFAQFDQPPGIHDDLPGTRDPDGPVYLAGDYTHWSSIQGAMESGQEAAKAVLEDLSR, from the coding sequence ATGCAGTCGACTTCGCGCGCGATCGTCGTCGGTGGCGGACTCGCTGGACTCGTCGCAACACGGCATCTCGCAGGTGCCGGCCTCGAGGTCACGCTTCTCGAACGGGCGGAGACGGTCGGTGGCCGCGTCCGGACGGTCGAACGGAACGGCTTCCGGTTCGATCGCGGGTTCCAGGTGCTTTTTACCGACTATCCAGCAGTGAAGCGGGAACTGGACCTCGACGACCTCGATCTCCGTCGGTTCTCGCCGGGAGCGACGATCGCCCGGCCGAACCACCGCTCGACGCTTTCGGATCCGCTCCGGGAGCCGAGTGCGCTGGGAGCGACGCTTTTCAACCCCGACGTCTCCCTCTCGGACAAACTTCGCGTCGCACGCCTCCAGTGGACGCTTCGACGAACCGATCTCGAGGAGATATTCCGCGGCTCCGACGAGTCGATCGACTCCTACCTTCGCGATCGAGGGTTCTCGGATCGGTTCCTCGAGAACTTCGTCGAACCCTTCTACGGCGGGATCACGCTCGATCGGTCGCTGTCGACCTCGAAGCGAGTCTTCGAGTACACGTTCCGGACGCTCGCGACGGGATCGATCGCGGTTCCGGCCGAGGGAATGGGTGCGATTCCGGCACAACTGGCCGACCGCGTACGGGACGAGGGAGCGACAATCCAAACGGGCGACGAGGTCGAGTCGGTCTCGACCGTCGACGACTCGAGTGTGACGGTACGGGCCAGCAACGGCGAACACGAGGCCGACGCGGTCGTCGTCGCGACTGACCCGCCGACCGCCCGCGACCTCACCGGCGTGGACGCGATCCCGACCGACGGCCGTGGCTGTGTCACCCAGTACTACACCCTCCCCGAACGGGTCGAACTCGAGACCGGCAAGCGACTCCTGCTGAACGCCGGCGACGACGGGCCGAACCAGATCGTCCCCCACAGCGAGGTTGCCCCCGAGTACGCACCCGACGATCGAATCCTGCTCAGCGGAACCTACCTCGGCGAGCCCGACGCCGACGACGAGGAACTGGCCGACCGGAGTCGATCGGCTCTCGAGTCGTGGTATCCCCAACGCTCTCTCGACGGATTCGAGCACGTCCACACCGAACGCGTCCCGTTCGCCCAGTTCGACCAGCCACCGGGTATCCACGACGACCTGCCCGGTACCCGCGATCCGGACGGTCCGGTCTACCTGGCCGGCGACTACACCCACTGGTCGTCGATCCAGGGTGCGATGGAAAGCGGGCAGGAGGCGGCGAAGGCCGTACTCGAGGATCTCTCCCGATAA